One window of the Pseudofrankia sp. DC12 genome contains the following:
- a CDS encoding glycosyltransferase family 1 protein — MAASPDAARASAVPRPSAPGAPGGVPAAEPPVQAAARPSHPGVAPPIDLALFGVAIAARGRPGRTGAQEAAWTVLHLGAADDEHGRASAVDLLAGLRHAGQPARLRLVGPLPQAQRGRLLERATDEGVVGALDLLGARAPHEIARLLVEAALLVVPVPAGLVARPRRDVAGAGHALDDGALVAVALAGCAAGTPVLAPDLPGMRALAAELPEVTLMAPKAPAEAWARAAAGPLPVPPTPDERWTALRRLRRSSFCQDRPALGAAAAGGPASQPPRG; from the coding sequence ATGGCGGCGTCCCCCGACGCCGCGCGGGCCTCGGCCGTCCCGCGCCCGTCGGCGCCCGGGGCTCCCGGTGGCGTGCCGGCCGCGGAGCCGCCCGTTCAGGCGGCCGCGCGGCCTTCGCACCCAGGTGTCGCGCCGCCCATCGATCTCGCCCTGTTCGGGGTGGCGATCGCCGCGCGTGGCCGTCCCGGCCGGACCGGCGCGCAGGAGGCGGCCTGGACCGTGCTGCACCTGGGCGCGGCCGACGACGAGCACGGCCGGGCCAGTGCGGTCGACCTGCTCGCCGGCCTGCGCCACGCTGGCCAGCCGGCCCGGCTGCGCCTCGTCGGCCCGCTGCCGCAGGCGCAGCGCGGCCGACTGCTGGAGCGGGCCACCGACGAGGGAGTGGTCGGCGCCCTCGACCTTCTCGGTGCGCGCGCGCCGCACGAGATCGCGCGGCTGCTCGTCGAGGCCGCGCTGCTGGTCGTTCCCGTCCCGGCCGGCCTCGTGGCGCGGCCACGCCGTGACGTGGCGGGGGCGGGCCACGCGCTTGACGACGGGGCCCTCGTCGCCGTCGCGCTGGCCGGGTGCGCCGCCGGCACGCCCGTGCTCGCTCCGGATCTGCCCGGGATGCGCGCCCTGGCCGCCGAGCTGCCCGAGGTCACGCTGATGGCGCCGAAGGCACCGGCCGAGGCCTGGGCGCGGGCCGCCGCCGGCCCACTGCCCGTCCCGCCGACGCCGGACGAGCGCTGGACCGCGCTGCGGCGCCTGCGCCGCTCGTCCTTCTGCCAGGACCGCCCCGCGCTGGGCGCCGCCGCCGCCGGGGGCCCGGCCAGCCAGCCACCGCGCGGCTGA
- a CDS encoding aconitate hydratase translates to MDSFGSLGELVVGERAYTIRRLDAVPGADRLPYSLKVLLENLLRTEDGANITADHVRALANWDPKAEPSQEIQFTPARVIMQDFTGVPCVVDLAAMREAMVALGGDPAKINPLAPAEMVIDHSIIADHFGRPDAFDLNATLEFSRNRERYQFLRWGQAAFDNFTVVPPNTGIVHQVNLEYLARVVFTKQTAEGTLAYPDTLVGTDSHTTMINGLGVLGWGVGGIEAEAAMLGQPVSMLIPTVVGFKLTGELPAGTTATDMVLVITEQLRKHGVVGRFVEFYGEGVTSVPLANRATIGNMSPEYGSTCAIFPVDQETLNYLKLSGRPAELISLVEAYAKEQGLWHDPSREAGYTTTLELDLSTVEPSLAGPKRPQDRVPLASAKPKFRTALADYAKAVPLAAGGADEADDESFPASDSPTAISDKPSDVPASSNGIAGDLAGRPSNPTAVTLADGTSFSIDHGAVAIAAITSCTNTSNPQVMIGAALLARNAVEKGLSRKPWVKTTLAPGSKVVMDYYNRAGLVPYLEKVGFNLVGYGCTTCIGNSGPLQEEISAGINEGDLAVVSVLSGNRNFEGRINPDIKMNYLASPPLVVAYALAGTMDVDLVKDPLGHAPDGSPVYLRDIWPTEAEVAAVVAEAITSDMFERDYADLSGDERWQSLPVGSAGPGGEVSQTFDWAPDSTYVRHPPYFEGMAKTPAPRTDIVGARVLAVLGDSVTTDHISPAGNIKKDSPAGRYLTEHGVGAGDFNSYGSRRGNHEVMIRGTFANIRLRNRLAPGTEGGVTRHLPDGEQMAIYDAAQKYAAESVPLVVLAGKEYGSGSSRDWAAKGTALLGVRLVIAESYERIHRSNLIGMGVLPLQFAPGDSVASLGLTGEEVFSVTGLSEISEKTTTLTVQAGDKFFDAVVRIDTPGEADYYRHGGILPYVLRSLI, encoded by the coding sequence ATGGACAGCTTCGGGAGCCTCGGCGAGCTGGTAGTAGGGGAGCGCGCCTACACCATCCGACGGCTGGACGCGGTGCCCGGTGCTGACCGCCTTCCCTACAGCCTGAAGGTGTTGCTGGAGAACCTGCTGCGCACCGAGGACGGCGCGAACATCACCGCCGACCACGTCAGGGCGCTGGCGAACTGGGACCCGAAGGCCGAGCCCAGCCAGGAGATCCAGTTCACCCCGGCTCGGGTGATCATGCAGGACTTCACCGGGGTGCCCTGCGTCGTCGACCTCGCCGCGATGCGCGAGGCGATGGTCGCCCTCGGCGGCGACCCCGCGAAGATCAACCCGCTGGCGCCGGCCGAGATGGTGATCGACCACTCGATCATCGCCGACCACTTCGGGCGCCCGGACGCGTTCGACCTGAACGCCACGCTGGAGTTCAGCCGGAACAGGGAGCGCTACCAGTTCCTGCGCTGGGGCCAGGCCGCGTTCGACAACTTCACGGTCGTCCCGCCGAACACGGGCATCGTCCACCAGGTCAACCTGGAGTACCTGGCCCGCGTGGTCTTCACCAAGCAGACCGCCGAGGGCACGCTGGCCTACCCGGACACCCTGGTCGGCACCGACAGCCACACGACCATGATCAACGGCCTGGGTGTGCTGGGCTGGGGCGTCGGCGGCATCGAGGCCGAGGCCGCGATGCTCGGCCAGCCGGTCAGCATGCTCATCCCGACCGTCGTCGGCTTCAAGCTGACCGGTGAGCTGCCCGCCGGCACGACGGCCACCGACATGGTGCTGGTCATCACCGAGCAGCTGCGCAAGCACGGCGTCGTCGGCCGGTTCGTCGAGTTCTACGGCGAGGGCGTCACGTCCGTCCCGCTGGCCAACCGGGCCACGATCGGCAACATGAGCCCCGAGTACGGCTCCACCTGCGCGATCTTCCCGGTCGACCAGGAGACGCTGAACTACCTGAAGCTGTCGGGCCGCCCGGCCGAGCTGATCTCGCTGGTCGAGGCGTACGCCAAAGAGCAGGGCCTCTGGCACGACCCGTCCCGCGAGGCGGGCTACACCACCACGTTGGAGCTCGACCTCTCGACCGTCGAGCCGTCGCTCGCCGGCCCGAAGCGGCCGCAGGACCGGGTTCCGCTCGCCTCGGCGAAGCCGAAGTTCCGGACCGCGCTGGCCGACTACGCCAAGGCCGTCCCGCTCGCCGCGGGCGGCGCGGACGAGGCCGACGACGAGTCGTTCCCGGCCTCCGACTCGCCGACCGCGATCAGTGACAAGCCGTCCGACGTCCCGGCCTCGTCGAACGGGATCGCCGGCGACCTGGCGGGCCGCCCGTCGAACCCGACCGCGGTGACGCTGGCCGACGGCACGTCGTTCTCGATCGACCACGGCGCGGTCGCGATCGCCGCGATCACCTCGTGCACCAACACCTCGAACCCGCAGGTCATGATCGGCGCCGCGCTGCTCGCCCGCAACGCCGTCGAGAAGGGCCTGAGCCGCAAGCCGTGGGTCAAGACCACGCTCGCGCCCGGGTCCAAGGTCGTCATGGACTACTACAACCGCGCCGGGCTCGTGCCGTACCTGGAGAAGGTCGGCTTCAACCTGGTCGGCTACGGCTGCACCACCTGCATCGGCAACTCCGGCCCGTTGCAGGAGGAGATCTCCGCCGGGATCAACGAGGGTGACCTGGCCGTCGTCTCGGTCCTGTCCGGCAACCGGAACTTCGAGGGCCGGATCAACCCGGACATCAAGATGAACTACCTGGCGTCCCCGCCGCTGGTCGTCGCCTACGCGCTGGCCGGCACGATGGACGTCGACCTGGTGAAGGACCCGCTGGGCCACGCGCCGGACGGCAGCCCGGTCTACCTGCGCGACATCTGGCCGACCGAGGCGGAGGTCGCGGCGGTCGTCGCCGAGGCGATCACCTCGGACATGTTCGAGCGCGACTACGCCGACCTGTCCGGCGACGAGCGCTGGCAGTCGCTTCCGGTAGGGTCGGCCGGCCCTGGAGGTGAGGTCTCGCAGACCTTCGACTGGGCGCCCGACTCGACCTACGTCCGGCACCCTCCGTACTTCGAGGGCATGGCGAAGACCCCGGCCCCGCGCACCGACATCGTCGGCGCCCGGGTGCTCGCTGTCCTCGGCGACTCGGTCACCACCGACCACATCTCGCCCGCCGGCAACATCAAGAAGGACTCTCCCGCCGGCCGCTACCTGACCGAGCACGGCGTCGGCGCCGGCGACTTCAACTCCTACGGCTCGCGGCGCGGCAACCACGAGGTCATGATCCGCGGCACGTTCGCCAACATCCGGCTGCGCAACCGGCTCGCCCCCGGCACCGAGGGCGGCGTCACCCGCCACCTGCCGGACGGCGAGCAGATGGCGATCTACGACGCCGCCCAGAAGTACGCCGCCGAGAGCGTGCCGCTGGTCGTGCTGGCCGGCAAGGAGTACGGCTCCGGCTCGTCCCGCGACTGGGCCGCCAAGGGCACCGCGCTGCTCGGCGTCCGGCTCGTCATCGCCGAGTCGTACGAGCGCATCCACCGCTCGAACCTGATCGGCATGGGCGTGCTGCCGCTGCAGTTCGCCCCCGGCGACTCGGTCGCGTCCCTGGGCCTCACCGGCGAGGAGGTCTTCTCGGTCACCGGCCTGTCCGAGATCAGCGAGAAGACCACGACGCTGACCGTCCAGGCCGGGGACAAGTTCTTCGACGCCGTCGTGCGCATCGACACCCCCGGCGAGGCGGACTACTACCGCCACGGCGGCATCCTCCCCTACGTCCTGCGCTCGTTGATCTGA
- a CDS encoding ribbon-helix-helix protein, CopG family, with product MTLRLTDEETEALRRRSEVEQRSMQEIARQAIREYTEAHGRAELLDQVLDDELPRYSEALRRLGE from the coding sequence ATGACGCTGAGACTTACCGATGAGGAGACAGAGGCGCTGCGGCGCCGCTCCGAGGTAGAGCAGCGTTCGATGCAGGAGATTGCACGTCAGGCGATCCGGGAGTACACAGAGGCGCACGGTCGCGCAGAGCTACTCGACCAGGTGCTCGACGACGAACTGCCGCGTTATTCAGAGGCGTTGCGCCGGCTCGGCGAATGA
- a CDS encoding type II toxin-antitoxin system death-on-curing family toxin — protein sequence MLYLTLPELLHVAGRMLGARPLVRDHGLLASALARPRSTVPGRDAHPSLDLKAAALVHSLARDHALVDGNKRLALAAAMAFYGFNGRRLSLTNDEAYDLVISIAEGKLDTVEEIAAVLAGGTEPR from the coding sequence ATGCTCTACCTGACCCTTCCTGAGCTGCTCCACGTCGCTGGGCGCATGCTCGGCGCCAGGCCCCTCGTCCGCGACCACGGCCTGCTGGCCTCTGCGCTTGCGCGCCCGCGTTCTACCGTGCCTGGGCGGGACGCCCACCCATCGCTCGACCTCAAGGCCGCCGCTCTGGTGCATTCCCTGGCCCGTGACCACGCCTTGGTGGATGGGAACAAGCGTTTGGCGCTTGCCGCCGCCATGGCCTTCTACGGCTTCAACGGTCGCCGTCTGTCCCTGACGAACGACGAGGCATACGACCTGGTGATCAGCATCGCTGAGGGGAAGCTGGACACGGTTGAAGAGATCGCGGCGGTCCTTGCCGGTGGCACCGAACCACGGTGA
- a CDS encoding inositol monophosphatase family protein, with amino-acid sequence MADRPGAEELLGLAVDVATEAGQLALRGRAGTVAAESTKSSPTDVVTALDRASEELVARRLLEARPDDGILGEEGADATGTSGVRWIVDPIDGTVNFLYNLPNWAVSLAAEVDGEVVAGVVYAPALGRTYTALRGGGAAIDGRPLHVSAVDSLAMALIATGFGYTVERRTAQINVLTRVIPKVRDIRRMGAASLDLCAVAAGTLDGYYERGLKPWDHAAGGLIAAEAGAVTGGLDGAPGSEALYIAAPRAIFTALASLLAEEPRADRD; translated from the coding sequence ATGGCTGATCGGCCGGGGGCTGAGGAACTGCTCGGGCTGGCGGTGGACGTCGCGACTGAGGCGGGGCAGCTGGCACTGCGCGGGCGCGCCGGGACAGTGGCGGCCGAGTCGACCAAGTCGTCGCCGACAGACGTCGTCACCGCGCTCGACCGGGCGTCCGAGGAGCTGGTGGCCAGGCGCTTGCTGGAGGCCCGGCCGGACGACGGGATCCTCGGGGAGGAGGGGGCCGACGCGACCGGGACGTCCGGGGTGCGCTGGATCGTTGACCCGATTGACGGGACGGTCAACTTCCTCTACAACCTGCCGAACTGGGCCGTGTCCCTGGCCGCCGAGGTCGATGGCGAGGTCGTCGCGGGGGTCGTCTACGCGCCGGCGCTCGGCCGGACCTATACGGCACTACGCGGGGGTGGCGCGGCCATCGACGGCAGGCCCCTGCACGTCTCGGCGGTCGACAGCCTCGCCATGGCCCTGATCGCCACCGGGTTCGGCTACACCGTCGAGCGCCGTACCGCCCAGATCAACGTGCTGACGAGGGTGATCCCGAAGGTCCGGGACATCCGCCGGATGGGCGCCGCGTCGCTGGACCTGTGTGCCGTCGCCGCCGGCACCCTGGACGGCTACTACGAGCGTGGCCTGAAGCCCTGGGACCACGCCGCCGGTGGCCTGATCGCCGCCGAGGCCGGTGCCGTCACAGGCGGCCTCGACGGAGCACCCGGCAGCGAGGCCCTCTACATCGCCGCCCCGCGGGCGATCTTCACCGCGCTCGCGTCCCTGCTCGCGGAGGAGCCCCGCGCCGACCGTGACTAG
- the valS gene encoding valine--tRNA ligase has protein sequence MVSTDEGAATQPAARTIPAKPTLDGVEGRWSAVWRDEQTYRFDRTADRERVYSIDTPPPTVSGSLHVGHVFSYTHTDLIARYQRMRGREVFYPMGFDDNGLPTERRVQNYYGVRCDPSVGYDPEFTPPAKPGKDQIPISRRNFVELCEKLTIEDEKGFEDLWRRLGLSVDWTHTYATIDARSRAVAQRAFLRNLARGNAYLSEAPTLWDVTFRTAVAQAELEDRERPGAYHTLGFAKSSGDGEVAIETTRPELLAACVALVAHPEDARYQALFGKTVRTPLFGVEVPVVAHRLADPEKGSGIAMICTFGDLTDVIWWRELNLPARAVIGRDGRLLADPPAAIDSDAGKAAYAELAGKAVNAARTRTVELLTESGALKGEPRPISHPVKFYEKGDRPLEIVSTRQWYIRNGGRDEELRAALRARGGQLNWHPAHMRVRYENWVDGLNGDWLVSRQRFFGVPFPLWYPLDADGEPRYDAPIVAAEATLPVDPSTDIPPGYTAEQRGVPGGFEGDPDVMDTWATSSLTPQIAAGWIDDPDLFAKVFPMDLRPQAHEIIRTWLFSTVVRSHEEHDCLPWSDAAISGWILDPDRKKMSKSKGNVVTPMGLLEEHGSDAVRYWAASGRPGTDTAFDVGQMKIGRRLAIKILNASRFALGIAAGADLAAGGAAGAGAVFAGHARGDASAEATGAAVTEPLDRALLATLADVVDQATAAFDGYDYARALEITESFFWTFCDDYVELVKGRAYGGAGETGAASAQATLAVALSTLLRLFAPFLPFVTEEVWSWWQAGSVHRARWPLAPELRKLAESAPARQLEVVGVVLSAVRRAKSEAKVSMKAEVASSRVTAEPDVLALLGPVAADLCNAGSIADLSLVAGSGELAVAVDLAPKPAAV, from the coding sequence GTGGTGTCAACAGACGAGGGCGCGGCGACGCAGCCGGCGGCCCGGACGATTCCAGCGAAGCCGACTCTCGACGGGGTCGAGGGGCGCTGGTCGGCGGTATGGCGGGATGAGCAGACGTACCGGTTCGACCGCACGGCCGACCGCGAGCGGGTCTACTCGATCGACACGCCGCCGCCGACCGTGTCCGGCTCGCTGCACGTCGGCCACGTCTTCTCGTACACGCATACCGACCTGATCGCCCGCTATCAGCGGATGCGCGGCCGTGAGGTCTTCTACCCGATGGGGTTCGACGACAACGGCCTGCCGACCGAGCGGCGGGTGCAGAACTACTACGGGGTGCGATGCGACCCGTCGGTCGGCTACGACCCCGAGTTCACGCCGCCGGCGAAGCCGGGCAAGGACCAGATCCCGATCAGCCGGCGCAACTTCGTCGAGCTGTGCGAGAAGCTGACGATCGAGGACGAGAAGGGGTTCGAGGACCTCTGGCGCCGGCTCGGCCTGTCCGTCGACTGGACGCACACCTACGCGACGATCGACGCGCGCTCGCGCGCCGTCGCCCAGCGGGCGTTCCTGCGTAACCTCGCCCGCGGCAACGCCTACCTGTCGGAGGCGCCGACGCTGTGGGACGTGACGTTCCGGACCGCGGTCGCGCAGGCGGAGCTGGAGGACCGCGAGCGGCCCGGCGCGTACCACACGCTCGGCTTCGCGAAGTCGTCCGGTGACGGTGAAGTGGCCATCGAGACGACCCGCCCGGAGCTGCTGGCGGCCTGCGTCGCCCTGGTCGCGCACCCGGAGGACGCCCGCTACCAGGCGCTGTTCGGCAAGACGGTGCGGACGCCGCTGTTCGGTGTCGAGGTGCCCGTCGTCGCGCACCGGCTCGCGGACCCGGAGAAGGGCTCCGGCATCGCGATGATCTGTACCTTCGGTGACCTCACCGACGTCATCTGGTGGCGTGAGCTGAACCTGCCCGCCCGCGCGGTGATCGGTCGTGATGGCCGGCTGCTCGCCGACCCGCCGGCGGCCATCGACAGTGACGCGGGCAAGGCCGCCTACGCCGAGCTCGCCGGCAAGGCGGTCAACGCCGCGCGCACCCGGACCGTCGAGCTGCTCACCGAGTCCGGCGCCCTCAAGGGCGAGCCGCGGCCGATCAGCCACCCGGTGAAGTTCTACGAGAAGGGCGACCGGCCGCTGGAGATCGTCTCCACGCGGCAGTGGTACATCCGCAACGGTGGCCGCGACGAGGAGCTGCGGGCCGCCCTGCGTGCGCGCGGCGGCCAGCTCAACTGGCACCCGGCGCACATGCGGGTCCGCTACGAGAACTGGGTCGACGGCCTCAACGGCGACTGGCTGGTCTCCCGGCAGCGGTTCTTCGGAGTGCCCTTCCCGCTCTGGTACCCGCTCGACGCCGACGGCGAGCCGCGGTACGACGCACCGATCGTGGCGGCCGAGGCGACGCTCCCGGTCGACCCGTCGACCGACATACCGCCCGGCTACACGGCCGAGCAGCGCGGGGTGCCCGGCGGGTTCGAGGGCGACCCGGATGTCATGGACACCTGGGCGACGTCGTCACTGACCCCGCAGATCGCCGCCGGCTGGATCGACGACCCGGACCTGTTCGCCAAGGTCTTCCCGATGGACCTGCGCCCGCAGGCGCACGAGATCATCCGTACCTGGCTGTTCTCGACCGTGGTGCGCAGCCACGAGGAGCACGACTGCCTGCCGTGGTCGGACGCGGCGATCTCCGGGTGGATCCTCGACCCGGACCGCAAGAAGATGTCGAAGTCCAAGGGCAACGTCGTCACGCCGATGGGGCTGCTCGAGGAGCATGGCTCCGACGCGGTCCGGTACTGGGCGGCATCAGGCCGGCCGGGTACCGACACGGCGTTCGACGTCGGCCAGATGAAGATCGGCCGGCGGCTGGCCATCAAGATCCTCAATGCCAGCCGGTTCGCGCTCGGCATCGCCGCCGGCGCGGACCTGGCCGCCGGCGGTGCGGCCGGGGCCGGCGCCGTGTTCGCCGGCCACGCCCGCGGGGACGCGTCCGCCGAGGCGACGGGGGCCGCGGTGACCGAGCCGCTCGACCGGGCACTGCTGGCGACGCTGGCCGACGTGGTCGACCAGGCGACGGCGGCCTTCGACGGCTACGACTACGCCCGCGCGCTCGAGATCACCGAGTCGTTCTTCTGGACGTTCTGTGACGACTATGTCGAGCTGGTGAAGGGCCGGGCCTACGGCGGGGCGGGGGAGACCGGGGCGGCGTCCGCTCAGGCGACGCTCGCGGTGGCGCTCTCGACCCTGCTGCGGCTGTTCGCGCCGTTCCTGCCGTTCGTCACCGAGGAGGTCTGGTCCTGGTGGCAGGCCGGCTCGGTGCATCGTGCCCGCTGGCCGCTGGCTCCGGAGCTGCGCAAGCTGGCCGAGTCGGCACCCGCGCGCCAGCTTGAGGTCGTCGGCGTGGTCCTGTCCGCGGTGCGGCGGGCCAAGTCCGAGGCGAAGGTGTCGATGAAGGCCGAGGTCGCGTCGAGCCGGGTCACCGCCGAGCCCGACGTGCTGGCTCTGCTGGGGCCGGTCGCCGCCGACCTGTGCAACGCCGGCAGCATCGCCGACCTGTCGCTGGTCGCGGGCTCCGGCGAGCTCGCCGTCGCCGTCGACCTGGCGCCCAAGCCCGCCGCGGTCTGA
- a CDS encoding gamma carbonic anhydrase family protein has translation MAIYALGDRVPDIDPSAYVHPDATVIGSVTIGPESSIWPRAVLRGDTGLIIIGARTSIQDGTVVHTTALHPTTVGDDCVVGHLAHLEGCTVDDGALIGSGSIVLHNAKVGTGAIVGAGAVVSNNGVVPPGAMALGVPAKIREGAANAAGIALAAEHYVENGKLFRAEMRRLDA, from the coding sequence TTGGCTATCTACGCGCTCGGGGACCGGGTTCCCGACATCGACCCGTCGGCGTACGTGCATCCGGACGCCACTGTGATCGGGTCGGTGACGATTGGCCCCGAGTCGTCGATCTGGCCGCGGGCGGTCCTGCGCGGGGACACCGGGCTGATCATCATCGGCGCCCGGACGTCGATCCAGGACGGCACCGTCGTGCACACCACCGCCCTGCACCCGACCACCGTCGGCGATGACTGCGTGGTCGGCCACCTCGCCCACCTGGAGGGCTGCACGGTGGACGACGGGGCACTGATCGGCTCGGGCTCGATCGTGCTGCACAACGCCAAGGTCGGCACCGGTGCCATCGTCGGCGCCGGGGCGGTCGTCAGCAACAACGGCGTCGTGCCGCCCGGCGCGATGGCACTCGGCGTCCCGGCGAAGATCCGGGAGGGCGCGGCGAACGCGGCGGGCATCGCCCTGGCCGCCGAGCACTACGTCGAGAACGGCAAGCTCTTCCGCGCGGAGATGCGCCGCCTCGACGCCTGA
- a CDS encoding DUF3710 domain-containing protein encodes MAFGRRRRQEADEAAFHDDELESEEHFTGEPEGPYDVAKAPRDDVQRLDVGALRVPALEGVQIQFQVEEATGRPMSVVIADGQSAMELAVFAAPKTRGLWEDVRAEIVEQLESSGGAPRTVDGRYGRELELALPTPVPGQLVPGRMIGVDGPRWFVRAVMTGPGAMDPREAPLLEETLRRLVVVRGDEAMPVRDPLPLKLPKEVTDHVEGGEASDDPQGTGTDSTSGRPQMPVPGARIAELR; translated from the coding sequence ATGGCATTCGGGCGCCGCCGCAGGCAGGAGGCCGACGAGGCCGCGTTCCACGACGACGAGCTGGAGTCCGAGGAGCACTTCACCGGCGAGCCGGAGGGCCCCTACGACGTCGCCAAGGCACCGCGCGACGACGTGCAGCGCCTCGACGTCGGCGCCCTGCGGGTGCCGGCGCTGGAAGGCGTCCAGATCCAGTTCCAGGTCGAGGAGGCCACCGGCCGGCCGATGAGCGTCGTCATCGCCGACGGCCAGAGCGCCATGGAGCTCGCCGTGTTCGCCGCGCCGAAGACCCGAGGCCTCTGGGAGGACGTCCGCGCCGAGATCGTCGAGCAGCTGGAGTCCAGCGGCGGCGCGCCGCGGACGGTGGACGGCCGCTACGGCCGCGAGCTGGAGCTCGCGCTGCCGACCCCGGTGCCCGGGCAGCTCGTGCCGGGCCGGATGATCGGCGTCGACGGGCCGCGCTGGTTCGTGCGGGCCGTGATGACCGGGCCAGGCGCGATGGACCCGCGCGAGGCACCGCTGCTGGAGGAGACACTGCGCCGGCTGGTCGTCGTGCGCGGCGACGAGGCGATGCCCGTGCGCGACCCACTGCCGCTGAAGCTGCCCAAGGAGGTCACCGACCACGTCGAGGGCGGCGAGGCTTCCGACGACCCGCAGGGCACCGGCACCGACTCGACGTCCGGCCGTCCCCAGATGCCGGTTCCCGGCGCCCGGATCGCCGAGCTGCGCTGA
- the dut gene encoding dUTP diphosphatase has product MTALDPSPAPAAEPADGAGRPTVEVLVRRLDPGLPLPAYAQPLDAGADLLTATDVTLAPGERAIVGTGVSIALPAGYAAFVHPRSGLAARHGLSVVNAPGTVDAGYRGEIKVILINTDRTEPIRLSRGDRIAQLVVQRVEHAAFREVDELPASSRGAGGFGSTGGFASGRPGR; this is encoded by the coding sequence ATGACCGCCCTCGACCCCTCCCCCGCCCCGGCGGCCGAGCCGGCCGACGGCGCCGGGCGGCCGACGGTCGAGGTGCTGGTCCGCCGGCTCGACCCCGGGCTGCCACTGCCGGCCTACGCGCAGCCCCTGGACGCGGGAGCCGACCTCCTGACCGCCACCGACGTGACGCTCGCCCCCGGCGAGCGCGCGATCGTCGGCACCGGCGTGAGCATCGCGCTCCCGGCTGGGTATGCGGCCTTCGTGCACCCCCGCAGCGGGCTGGCCGCGCGGCATGGGCTCTCCGTGGTCAATGCACCCGGTACCGTCGATGCCGGCTACCGTGGAGAGATCAAAGTGATCCTCATCAACACGGATCGGACCGAGCCGATCCGATTGTCGCGAGGCGACCGGATCGCCCAGCTCGTCGTGCAGCGGGTGGAGCACGCCGCCTTCCGCGAGGTCGACGAGCTGCCGGCGTCGTCACGCGGCGCCGGAGGATTCGGGTCGACCGGAGGATTCGCGTCGGGTCGCCCTGGCCGTTGA
- a CDS encoding DUF4235 domain-containing protein — translation MPGPVSKVGWKIVGGAATAAGGAAASRSVDLAYRKIRRGEPRLDPAHPDTTWREAMVWALVTAIAVTVGRLAAERLAATGWVRATGALPPGMEAAAESLD, via the coding sequence TTGCCTGGACCGGTTTCCAAGGTCGGCTGGAAGATCGTCGGAGGGGCGGCAACCGCCGCGGGAGGCGCCGCGGCGAGCAGGAGTGTCGACCTCGCCTATCGGAAGATCCGTCGTGGCGAGCCGCGGCTGGACCCGGCACACCCGGACACGACCTGGCGCGAGGCGATGGTCTGGGCCCTCGTCACCGCCATAGCGGTCACTGTGGGCCGGCTCGCCGCCGAGCGGCTCGCGGCCACCGGCTGGGTCCGCGCGACCGGCGCGCTGCCGCCGGGAATGGAGGCGGCGGCCGAGTCCCTCGACTGA
- a CDS encoding OB-fold nucleic acid binding domain-containing protein, whose protein sequence is MAERTGWWGRVLHRLAADDDELQAEDLQRAAAAEGAVPIGGCRDHDEACVAGTIRSVTVRNQSGAPNLEVEVYDGSGCVTLVFLGRRQIPGLDAGRSLKASGRVNRDDRRTTIFNPRYELLPAPSH, encoded by the coding sequence GTGGCTGAGCGGACAGGCTGGTGGGGCAGGGTGCTGCACCGGCTCGCGGCTGATGACGACGAGCTGCAGGCAGAGGATCTGCAGCGAGCGGCCGCCGCCGAGGGTGCGGTGCCGATCGGCGGCTGCCGGGACCACGACGAGGCTTGCGTGGCCGGCACGATTCGTTCGGTCACGGTACGCAACCAGTCCGGGGCGCCCAACCTGGAGGTCGAGGTCTACGACGGCAGCGGCTGCGTCACCCTGGTCTTCCTCGGCCGCCGCCAGATCCCGGGGCTCGACGCCGGCCGCTCGCTGAAGGCCTCCGGCCGGGTCAACCGCGACGACCGGCGTACGACCATCTTCAACCCGCGCTACGAACTGCTGCCAGCGCCGAGCCACTGA